The region GAGGTGCTGCTGCTGGACTACGGCGGTGGAAACGTCCGAAGCGCAGCCAAAGCCCTGGAACGCGCCGGGATGGAGGTGCGCGTCAGTGCTGATCCAGCCGACGTACCGCACGCGCCTGCCGTGGTTGTTCCGGGTCAGGGCCATTTCCGTCAGGTGATGGAGGCTTTCGACAGCAGCGGGTTCCATGCGCCCGTCATGCAGGCTGCGCAGGCAGGCACACCGCTGCTGGGAATCTGCGTGGGCATGCAGATGCTGCTGACCGAGTCGGAAGAAGCCCCAGGTGTGCAGGGGCTGAACCTGGTTCCCGGTGTCGTGCGCCGGTTCGAAGCGGTGCCCGAACGCAAAGTGCCGCAGATGGGCTGGAACAGCCTGGATAAAGTCGGGGACAGTCCGCTGCTGAGGGACCTGACCTGTCCTGCCTATGCCTACTTCGTGCACTCCTATTACGTTCCGCTGGAGGTCGAGGTGGACGCCGGCGCTATTTCCGAATACGGCGTACCGTTCTGGTCGGCCTTCAGCCAGGGCAATATTCACGCCACGCAGTTCCACCCTGAAAAAAGTGGCGCGGTGGGCCTGGCCATCCTTGAGCGTTTCCGCCGCCACGTCCTCGGCCATTGAGCACTGTGGCCGGCTCAGCCGGCCAGGACTGTAGGGGGCTTGATAGGCTGAAGCTCATGCGCGACGTGAACATTGACTGGGCGAACCTGGGTTTCAGCTATATCCGAACCGACCTGCGGTTCCGCTCTCACTGGAAAGACGGCGCCTGGGACGCCGGGCAGCTGACCGAGGACAACGTCCTGCACATTGCCGAGGGTTCCACGGCTCTGCATTACGGGCAGCAGTGCTTTGAGGGCCTCAAGGCTTACCGCGCTCAGGACGGCAGCATCAACCTGTTCCGCCCCGACCAGAACGCCGCCCGGATGCAGATGAGCTGCGAGCGGCTGCTGATGCCGGCGCCCTCCACCGAAATGTTTATCGAGGCCTGCCGTCAGGTCGTCAAAGCCAATGAACACTTCCTGCCGCCCTTTGGTACGGGCGGCAGCCTGTACCTGCGGCCTTTTGTAATCGGGGTGGGCGACAACATCGGCGTGCGCACGGCTCCCGAGTTCATCTTCAGCGTGTTCTGCACGCCGGTGGGCCCCTACTTCAAGGGTGGGCTCGCTCCGCACAACTTCATCGTCTCGGAATTTGACCGGGCCGCACCCAACGGCACGGGCGCCGCCAAAGTCGGTGGCAACTACGCCGCCAGCCTGCTTCCCGGCGCACAGGCCAAGGAGGCGCAGGCCCAGGGCCGCCAGTTTGCCGACGCCATCTATCTTGACCCGGCCACCCACACCAAAATCGAGGAAGTCGGGGCTGCCAACCTCTTCGTCATTACCAAGGACGGCCGGACCTTCGTGACGCCCAAGTCGCCGAGCATTCTGCCCAGCATCACCAAATACAGCCTGCTGCATATTGCTGAGCACCGGCTGGGCCTGAATGTTGAGGAAGGCGACGTATACATCAATCAGCTCGACCGGTACAGCGAAGCAGGCGCCTGCGGGACTGCGGCCGTGATTACTCCGATTGGCGGCATTCAGCATGGCGACCACTTCCATGTCTTTCACAGCGAGACCGAGGCCGGCCCGGTGACCCGCCGCCTGTATGACGAATTGACAGGCATACAGTTCGGAACCGTGGAGGCCCCCGAAGGCTGGATCGTCAAAGTCTGAGCCCGGACTTGACCGCGACTGTTGTGCACGGCCGGTGACCTTCAGGCACAGCGGGGAGCACGGCACCGGGCGTACGGCCGTCGCCTGTTCCTGAAAGACCATCAGGAGTCCAGGTAGGCAGGCTCGTTCCCGCGCACCCTCTTGTCGCCGGGAAGCCCAGAGATGAGGTGACCCGTCTCTGGGGTTCCCGGCAGACCTTCAGAGCCTTTATGGTCTGCATGAGCTTTTCACCTGCCGCAATCAGGGCCGGTAGACTCCAGGCATGAGCGATTCCTTCCTGCCTCTGCCACTGGATTACGGTCATCTGCAGCAAATGGCGACCTCCGATCTGGTAAGGCCGGACCACCTGCTGGGCGCACACGTTGCCACACAAGGCGGAGTAGAGGGCGTACGCTTCGCTGTCTGGGCCCCCGGTGCGCAGCACGTCAGCGTGGTGGGCGACTTCAACGACTGGAACGGATTTGAAAATGCTATGACCCGGCTGGACTTCGGAGTCTGGGGCACCTTTGTGCCTGGAGCCCGCATGGGCCAGCGTTACAAGTACCGCGTCACTTCCGCTGCCGGGCAGACCGAAGACAAGATGGACCCTTACGGCAGCGCGTTTGAGCTGCGCCCGGCCACGGCCAGTGTCGTCTGGGAGGACCGGTTCGAGTGGACGGACACACGCTGGATGTCCTCGCGCACAGCTGGCTTCGACCAGCCGGTCAGCGTCTACGAGGTGCATGTCGGTTCATGGATGCGGCGTGACGACGGCTGGTTCCTGAACTACCGCGAACTGGCCCACAAACTGGGCGAGTACGTCACGTACATGGGCTTTACGCATGTGGAATTGCTGGGTGTCATGGAGCACCCCTTCGATGGCTCGTGGGGGTATCAGGTGACT is a window of Deinococcus deserti VCD115 DNA encoding:
- the hisH gene encoding imidazole glycerol phosphate synthase subunit HisH, with product MTPRCEVLLLDYGGGNVRSAAKALERAGMEVRVSADPADVPHAPAVVVPGQGHFRQVMEAFDSSGFHAPVMQAAQAGTPLLGICVGMQMLLTESEEAPGVQGLNLVPGVVRRFEAVPERKVPQMGWNSLDKVGDSPLLRDLTCPAYAYFVHSYYVPLEVEVDAGAISEYGVPFWSAFSQGNIHATQFHPEKSGAVGLAILERFRRHVLGH
- a CDS encoding branched-chain amino acid aminotransferase, whose translation is MRDVNIDWANLGFSYIRTDLRFRSHWKDGAWDAGQLTEDNVLHIAEGSTALHYGQQCFEGLKAYRAQDGSINLFRPDQNAARMQMSCERLLMPAPSTEMFIEACRQVVKANEHFLPPFGTGGSLYLRPFVIGVGDNIGVRTAPEFIFSVFCTPVGPYFKGGLAPHNFIVSEFDRAAPNGTGAAKVGGNYAASLLPGAQAKEAQAQGRQFADAIYLDPATHTKIEEVGAANLFVITKDGRTFVTPKSPSILPSITKYSLLHIAEHRLGLNVEEGDVYINQLDRYSEAGACGTAAVITPIGGIQHGDHFHVFHSETEAGPVTRRLYDELTGIQFGTVEAPEGWIVKV